Proteins encoded in a region of the Desulfonatronovibrio magnus genome:
- a CDS encoding pentapeptide repeat-containing protein, giving the protein MKKWSVKVFGIAAVGVLVCLLGMDQAGAWNQADLDKLLETGFCRECNLARANLREARLVSAHVQESNLGGADLSGANLSEADLPGADLSGADLSGADLSGADLNMAWWTDGRRCDYGSIGRCKCRLEGLGL; this is encoded by the coding sequence ATGAAAAAGTGGAGTGTGAAGGTTTTTGGAATCGCGGCAGTGGGAGTACTGGTTTGCCTGCTGGGCATGGATCAGGCCGGAGCGTGGAATCAGGCAGATCTGGATAAGCTGCTGGAGACTGGTTTTTGCAGGGAATGTAACCTGGCCAGAGCCAACCTGAGAGAGGCCAGACTGGTCTCCGCCCACGTGCAAGAGTCTAATCTTGGGGGGGCCGACCTGTCAGGGGCCAACCTGTCCGAAGCCGATCTGCCTGGAGCCGATCTGAGCGGGGCTGATCTGAGCGGAGCTGATCTGAGCGGGGCTGATCTGAATATGGCCTGGTGGACGGACGGCAGGCGATGCGATTATGGGTCAATTGGTCGCTGCAAGTGCAGGCTGGAGGGGTTGGGGTTATAG
- a CDS encoding DUF1566 domain-containing protein: MLRITRMTIVTITFMLCLTCLLLSSTAFAERCVDNGDGTVTDNGTGLMWQKDTAGPMNWNQAMRYASGLSLGGHSDWWLPKKHELQGLYHSPCKNMMDVESGWGGFYWSSSTGVPNAVSAWRFNFNGGALYVEHKSNTYYVRSKRSAQ; the protein is encoded by the coding sequence ATGCTAAGAATTACCAGAATGACAATTGTGACGATAACTTTCATGCTCTGCCTTACCTGCTTGCTCCTTTCAAGCACGGCCTTTGCGGAGAGGTGCGTGGATAACGGTGACGGAACCGTCACCGACAATGGCACCGGCCTGATGTGGCAGAAGGATACTGCTGGTCCCATGAACTGGAACCAAGCTATGCGCTACGCTTCCGGCCTATCCCTGGGAGGACATTCTGACTGGTGGCTACCCAAAAAGCATGAATTACAGGGACTGTATCATTCGCCATGTAAAAACATGATGGACGTTGAGAGCGGTTGGGGAGGTTTCTACTGGTCCTCTTCTACTGGTGTTCCCAATGCAGTCAGCGCATGGCGCTTTAATTTCAACGGTGGCGCCCTCTACGTCGAGCATAAGTCCAATACCTACTATGTACGCTCCAAACGTTCGGCACAATAA
- a CDS encoding DUF1566 domain-containing protein, translating into MRKMRIKIFTTAALTLMLCLTGLVMTSEAQAQRFVDNGNGTVTDTMTNLMWTKDADPFGRLNWEDAMSRCESFSISGIGGWRLPSRDELVALSHALKGGHPFTGVQSSNYWSSTSSAGYPDDAWFVDMYYGDVVYSYKPYAYHVWPVRAGQ; encoded by the coding sequence ATGAGGAAAATGCGGATAAAGATTTTCACAACAGCGGCACTGACCTTGATGCTCTGCTTGACCGGACTGGTCATGACCAGCGAAGCCCAGGCCCAGAGATTCGTAGACAATGGGAACGGGACAGTGACGGATACGATGACTAACCTGATGTGGACCAAGGATGCCGATCCGTTCGGCAGATTGAACTGGGAGGACGCCATGTCCAGGTGCGAGTCTTTCAGTATCTCCGGTATTGGCGGCTGGCGACTGCCGAGCAGGGATGAGCTTGTGGCTTTATCCCATGCACTTAAAGGCGGACATCCCTTTACCGGGGTCCAGTCGTCCAACTACTGGTCCAGTACGTCCAGCGCGGGCTACCCGGACGACGCGTGGTTCGTGGACATGTACTACGGCGACGTGGTCTACAGCTACAAGCCCTACGCCTACCACGTGTGGCCCGTCCGCGCCGGACAGTGA